The following coding sequences lie in one Alicyclobacillus curvatus genomic window:
- a CDS encoding DEAD/DEAH box helicase, producing MGSFQDFALSKRVQQAIDGMGFEEPSPIQAACIPLVLTGRDVIGQAQTGTGKTAAFGVPMIEQVSAEGRVEGLVLTPTRELAIQVAGEFRKIGKFKRVRTLPIYGGQSIGHQIRSLQQGVQIVVGTPGRVLDHIRRGTLRFDNLKTVVLDEADEMLDMGFIEDIETILKETPSSRQTMLFSATFTPEIKRLAVRYMKDPEHVTVNRGEITVPLTEQVYYKVLERNKLESLCRVIDSEEVELGIIFCRTKRGVDELVEALVARGYLVDGLHGDLSQAQRDRVMRKFRNNEIELLVATDVAARGIDVDNVTHVINHDIPQDPESYVHRIGRTGRAGKRGLAITLVTPREFKLLKQIERETKTTMSSREVPTLADVAERQAEIWRNRIVETIQSGGLGHYRALLGNMVDEYDPVDIACAALKLSSAGELQTEEGQDYDFGETGGGPGMVRFFVNIGRGAHIGPADLVRAISEEAGVPGQVVGKIDIFDRFTFVEIEEDAAPFVYEAMRKGRINGARINMEPARPRARTR from the coding sequence ATGGGTTCATTTCAGGATTTTGCACTTAGCAAGCGGGTACAGCAAGCGATTGACGGAATGGGTTTTGAAGAACCATCTCCGATTCAGGCAGCGTGTATCCCACTCGTTCTTACTGGGCGAGATGTGATTGGCCAGGCCCAGACAGGGACCGGGAAAACGGCAGCTTTCGGCGTGCCGATGATTGAACAGGTGTCCGCAGAAGGACGCGTCGAAGGATTGGTGCTGACGCCGACACGTGAGTTGGCGATTCAGGTGGCAGGAGAGTTTCGCAAGATTGGTAAGTTCAAGCGCGTACGTACGCTGCCGATTTATGGTGGGCAATCGATTGGTCATCAGATTCGTTCACTGCAACAGGGCGTGCAAATTGTCGTTGGAACACCCGGACGGGTACTTGACCACATTCGTCGCGGCACACTGCGGTTTGACAACCTCAAGACCGTTGTTCTCGATGAAGCGGATGAGATGCTTGATATGGGCTTTATCGAAGACATTGAAACGATTCTCAAGGAGACCCCGTCAAGCCGGCAGACGATGCTGTTCTCGGCAACGTTCACTCCTGAGATTAAGCGCCTTGCTGTTCGTTACATGAAGGATCCGGAACATGTCACAGTAAACCGCGGAGAAATTACGGTTCCGCTCACGGAACAGGTTTACTATAAGGTCCTCGAGCGCAATAAACTCGAGAGTTTGTGCCGGGTCATCGACAGCGAAGAGGTGGAACTTGGCATCATTTTCTGCCGGACCAAACGCGGCGTCGACGAACTGGTGGAAGCTCTTGTCGCCCGTGGCTACCTTGTCGATGGACTTCATGGTGATTTGAGTCAGGCGCAACGCGACAGGGTTATGCGTAAGTTCCGCAACAATGAAATCGAGTTGCTCGTCGCAACAGACGTGGCTGCCCGCGGCATCGACGTTGATAACGTCACGCACGTGATAAACCACGACATTCCACAGGATCCGGAGTCGTACGTGCACCGCATCGGCCGAACGGGTCGTGCAGGCAAGCGGGGTCTCGCCATCACGCTGGTTACGCCGCGTGAGTTTAAACTGCTCAAGCAAATTGAGCGTGAGACGAAGACCACTATGAGTTCCCGTGAAGTGCCGACGTTGGCGGATGTTGCGGAGCGTCAGGCTGAAATTTGGCGCAACCGTATCGTGGAGACGATTCAAAGCGGTGGGCTCGGGCACTACCGTGCACTGCTTGGCAACATGGTTGACGAGTACGATCCGGTGGATATCGCTTGTGCAGCACTGAAGCTGTCTTCAGCGGGCGAATTGCAGACTGAGGAGGGTCAAGATTACGACTTTGGCGAAACCGGTGGCGGCCCTGGCATGGTTCGTTTCTTCGTGAACATCGGCCGTGGTGCACACATTGGTCCAGCAGACTTGGTCCGCGCCATTTCTGAAGAAGCAGGTGTGCCGGGTCAGGTGGTCGGAAAGATCGACATCTTCGACCGCTTCACGTTTGTGGAGATTGAGGAAGACGCAGCGCCGTTCGTGTATGAGGCAATGCGCAAGGGTCGCATCAATGGCGCCCGCATCAACATGGAACCTGCCCGTCCGCGCGCTCGCACGCGCTGA